In one Aromatoleum aromaticum EbN1 genomic region, the following are encoded:
- the ligD gene encoding DNA ligase D, which produces MKRSESDKARAGDPLARYRAMRDFGTTPEPGGDTVAVKAGDGPTFTVQRHAARRLHYDFRLELDGVLKSWAAPKGPSLDPSERRLAVETEDHPLDYGDFEGVIPARQYGAGEVVLWDRGRWSTDNGQDWTHRMPQLVTALAALQLDDSWLDGEIVVNGDDGLPDFQALQNAFAQGASGRIVYYLFDAPWLSGDELAALPLVERKHRLAAALAGGEGGASVYSEHFAGDVGAALEQACHLGLEGLIGKRGDARYGSGRSCSWIKLKCRPRQEFVIGGYTEPGGAREGFGALLVGLYDDAGALNYAGKVGTGFDRETLERLARQLAALERKDSPFARKPRGAGQHWVRPALVAEVEYAGWTRDNLLRQAAFAGLREDKPANTVQDEIPLSPQVAAEMEQPPSQAKSPRRQKKKPSTERGGPAKPRASSESGEVRVAGIVITHPERVVWPDAGLTKADLARYYEDIAPWLLPHVASRPLSLLRCPDGSEAECFFQRHMGQERPDGVESFIWEASSKDRRSYLYVTSLEGVIGMVQRGVVEFHTWGSTMPRADRPDRITIDLDPGPELAWARVVEAAQLVRGLLGELGIASFVKTTGGKGLHVVVPLRRGPQWADVKRFAKAVATHLARILPDRFTANMARNQRAGRIFVDYLRNDAGASAICAYAARARPGAPVSTPLAWDELGPELKPGAFTVLTVADRLARLREDPWRDYAKQRFVLTGKMWEALGETPPRKTPNQAEQRHSD; this is translated from the coding sequence ATGAAGCGAAGCGAATCCGACAAGGCCCGCGCAGGTGATCCGCTCGCGCGCTACCGCGCGATGCGCGACTTCGGCACGACGCCGGAGCCGGGCGGCGATACGGTTGCGGTCAAGGCCGGAGACGGGCCGACGTTCACGGTCCAGCGTCACGCCGCGCGCCGCCTGCATTACGACTTCCGTCTCGAACTCGACGGCGTGCTCAAGAGCTGGGCGGCGCCGAAAGGTCCGAGCCTCGACCCGTCCGAGCGCCGGCTCGCCGTCGAAACCGAGGACCATCCGCTCGACTACGGCGACTTCGAAGGCGTGATTCCAGCCAGACAGTACGGCGCAGGCGAAGTCGTTCTGTGGGATCGCGGGCGCTGGTCGACCGACAACGGCCAGGACTGGACGCACCGCATGCCGCAGCTTGTGACGGCGCTGGCGGCGCTGCAACTCGACGACAGCTGGCTCGACGGCGAGATCGTCGTCAATGGCGACGATGGCTTGCCGGATTTCCAGGCGCTGCAGAACGCGTTCGCACAGGGTGCGTCCGGCCGGATCGTCTATTACCTGTTCGACGCACCGTGGCTGTCCGGAGACGAGCTGGCGGCCCTGCCGCTCGTCGAGCGCAAGCACCGGCTTGCCGCTGCGCTCGCCGGCGGGGAGGGCGGGGCGAGCGTGTACAGCGAGCATTTCGCCGGCGATGTCGGGGCGGCGCTCGAGCAGGCCTGCCACCTCGGGTTGGAAGGGCTGATCGGCAAGCGCGGCGACGCCCGCTACGGGTCGGGCCGCAGTTGCAGCTGGATCAAGCTGAAATGCCGGCCGCGGCAGGAGTTCGTTATCGGCGGCTACACCGAGCCGGGAGGCGCCCGGGAAGGCTTCGGCGCGCTGCTCGTCGGGCTGTACGACGACGCCGGGGCCCTGAATTACGCCGGCAAGGTCGGCACGGGCTTCGATCGGGAGACGCTCGAGCGGCTCGCCCGCCAGCTTGCCGCGCTCGAGCGCAAGGACTCGCCGTTCGCGCGCAAGCCGCGTGGCGCGGGCCAGCACTGGGTGCGTCCGGCGCTCGTCGCCGAAGTCGAATACGCTGGCTGGACGCGTGACAACCTGCTGCGCCAGGCGGCATTCGCCGGATTGCGCGAGGACAAGCCGGCCAATACGGTGCAGGACGAGATCCCGCTAAGTCCGCAGGTGGCAGCGGAAATGGAACAACCGCCGTCGCAGGCGAAGTCGCCGCGACGGCAGAAGAAAAAACCGTCCACGGAGCGTGGCGGGCCGGCGAAACCGAGGGCGTCTTCGGAGTCGGGTGAAGTGCGCGTTGCCGGCATCGTCATCACGCACCCGGAGCGCGTCGTCTGGCCGGATGCGGGCCTGACGAAGGCCGATCTCGCCCGCTACTATGAGGACATCGCGCCGTGGCTGCTGCCGCACGTGGCGAGCCGCCCGCTGAGCCTGCTGCGCTGTCCCGATGGCAGCGAGGCGGAGTGTTTTTTCCAGCGGCACATGGGGCAGGAGCGGCCGGACGGAGTCGAAAGCTTCATCTGGGAAGCGTCGTCGAAAGACCGCCGCAGCTATCTGTACGTGACGAGTCTCGAAGGGGTGATCGGCATGGTCCAGCGCGGCGTCGTCGAATTCCATACCTGGGGCTCGACGATGCCGCGCGCGGACCGGCCGGACCGGATCACGATCGACCTCGATCCGGGGCCGGAGCTGGCGTGGGCGCGAGTCGTCGAAGCGGCGCAGCTGGTGCGCGGGCTGCTCGGGGAGCTCGGGATCGCGAGTTTCGTGAAGACGACCGGCGGTAAAGGCCTGCACGTCGTCGTGCCGTTGCGCCGCGGTCCCCAGTGGGCCGACGTCAAGCGCTTCGCAAAAGCCGTCGCGACTCACCTCGCACGCATCCTGCCGGATCGCTTCACCGCCAACATGGCCAGGAACCAGCGAGCTGGCAGGATCTTCGTCGATTACCTGCGCAACGACGCGGGGGCGTCGGCGATCTGCGCGTATGCCGCACGGGCGCGCCCGGGCGCTCCGGTATCGACTCCGCTCGCATGGGACGAGCTCGGACCGGAACTGAAACCCGGCGCGTTCACGGTCCTCACCGTTGCGGACCGGCTCGCCCGGCTGCGCGAAGATCCTTGGCGCGATTACGCCAAGCAGCGCTTCGTGCTGACCGGCAAAATGTGGGAGGCACTCGGCGAGACGCCGCCGCGCAAGACACCGAACCAAGCGGAGCAACGCCACTCTGACTGA
- a CDS encoding ABC transporter permease, translating into MDFRFVLLWTDALFFVLIALGIVTIVYVRRSQPLRAAWRKVGSRATGMATATILLAFLAIGLADSLHYRPALPAATANGGEAPADSRDAAYSSEVLSALDALLAPLRTRLEKTYSAPFAGELYARETVELPDGEQTRIHPRLTYGAAHLDDPESERAQDIATRLGKGAAAAFGVWLVAAVAVTASLARRRGRGWTEAASALVRGETVLAWRAALVTFGAILLVAGAAIALGSHYHVFGTDKVGQDVLYLSLKSVRTALIIGTLTTLVMLPFAVALGIMAGYLGGWVDDVIQYLYTVLNAIPGVLLIAAAVLMMQVVIDTNPQWFATAAERADARLLALCLILGITSWTGLCRLLRGETLKLRELDYVHAARAFGVGTAAILRRHILPNVMHIVMIALVMDFSGLVLAEAVLSYVGIGVDPGTISFGTMINMARAELAREPMVWWSLLAAFAFMFVLVLSANLFADVVRDAFDPRRG; encoded by the coding sequence ATGGATTTTCGTTTCGTGCTGTTGTGGACCGATGCGCTGTTCTTCGTGCTGATTGCGCTGGGGATCGTGACGATCGTGTACGTGCGGCGCAGCCAGCCATTGCGCGCCGCGTGGCGCAAGGTCGGCAGCCGTGCGACGGGGATGGCCACGGCGACGATCCTGCTCGCGTTCCTCGCGATCGGGCTCGCCGACAGCCTGCACTACCGCCCGGCGCTGCCGGCCGCCACAGCCAATGGCGGGGAAGCGCCTGCGGATTCCCGGGATGCCGCCTATTCGTCCGAAGTCCTGAGCGCGCTCGATGCGCTGCTCGCACCGCTGCGCACCCGCCTCGAAAAAACCTACTCCGCGCCCTTCGCCGGAGAACTGTACGCACGTGAAACCGTCGAGCTGCCAGACGGCGAACAGACGCGCATTCATCCCCGTTTGACATACGGCGCGGCGCATCTGGACGATCCCGAAAGCGAGCGCGCGCAGGACATCGCCACACGTCTCGGCAAAGGCGCCGCTGCTGCGTTCGGTGTGTGGCTGGTCGCCGCGGTCGCGGTGACGGCTTCGCTCGCGCGGCGTCGGGGTCGAGGCTGGACCGAAGCCGCCTCTGCGCTCGTGCGTGGCGAAACCGTGCTCGCATGGCGGGCCGCGCTCGTCACGTTCGGCGCGATCCTGCTCGTGGCCGGCGCCGCGATCGCGCTCGGTTCGCACTACCACGTGTTCGGCACCGACAAGGTCGGGCAGGACGTGCTGTACCTGTCGCTGAAGAGCGTGCGCACGGCGCTGATCATCGGCACGCTGACGACGCTGGTGATGCTGCCGTTCGCGGTCGCGCTCGGCATCATGGCGGGCTACCTCGGCGGCTGGGTCGACGACGTGATCCAGTACCTCTACACCGTGCTCAACGCGATCCCCGGCGTGCTGCTGATCGCCGCGGCAGTGCTGATGATGCAGGTCGTCATCGACACCAATCCGCAGTGGTTCGCGACCGCTGCCGAACGGGCCGATGCAAGGCTGCTGGCGCTGTGCCTGATCCTCGGCATCACCAGCTGGACGGGCCTGTGCCGGCTGCTGCGCGGCGAGACGCTGAAGCTGCGCGAGCTCGACTACGTGCATGCCGCGCGCGCCTTCGGCGTCGGCACGGCCGCGATCCTGCGCCGCCACATTTTGCCGAACGTCATGCACATCGTGATGATCGCGCTCGTGATGGATTTCTCCGGGCTGGTGCTTGCCGAGGCAGTGCTGTCCTACGTCGGCATCGGCGTCGACCCGGGCACGATCAGCTTCGGCACGATGATCAACATGGCGCGCGCCGAGCTCGCCCGCGAGCCGATGGTATGGTGGTCGCTGCTGGCGGCGTTCGCGTTCATGTTCGTGCTCGTGCTGTCGGCGAACCTGTTCGCCGACGTCGTGCGCGACGCGTTCGATCCGCGGCGCGGCTGA
- a CDS encoding ABC transporter permease has translation MFAYIVRRLLYALPILIGVNLITFALFFVVNSPDDMARMHLGVKRVTPEAIERWKAERGYDRPLFVNTQADGTQKLTDTIFFDNSLRMFAFDFGRADDGRDIAQEIRDRMRPSLAIALPTFVLGLFVSVSFALMLVFFRASYLDFWGVVLCVAMMSISSLFYIIGGQWLVSKVWALVPISGYAPGLDAARFLVLPVLISVVAGVGANARWYRTIFLEEISKDYVRTARAKGLSELTVLFRHVLKNAMIPILTGVVVVIPLLFMGSLIVESFFGIPGLGSYTIDAINAQDFAVVRAMVFIGSVLYIVGLLLTDISYTLVDPRVRLE, from the coding sequence ATGTTCGCGTATATCGTCCGCCGCTTGCTGTACGCGCTGCCGATCCTGATCGGCGTGAACCTCATCACTTTCGCGCTGTTCTTCGTCGTCAATTCGCCCGACGACATGGCGCGCATGCACTTGGGCGTCAAGCGCGTGACACCGGAGGCGATCGAGCGCTGGAAGGCCGAGCGCGGCTACGACCGGCCGCTGTTCGTCAACACGCAGGCGGACGGCACGCAGAAGCTGACCGACACGATCTTCTTCGACAATTCGCTGCGCATGTTCGCGTTCGACTTCGGCCGCGCCGACGACGGCCGCGACATCGCGCAGGAGATCCGCGACCGCATGCGCCCGTCGCTCGCGATCGCGCTGCCGACCTTCGTCCTCGGGCTGTTCGTCTCGGTGTCGTTCGCGCTGATGCTGGTGTTCTTCCGCGCGAGCTACCTCGATTTCTGGGGGGTCGTGCTGTGCGTCGCGATGATGTCGATATCGAGCCTGTTCTACATCATCGGCGGGCAGTGGCTGGTGTCCAAAGTGTGGGCGCTGGTGCCGATCTCGGGCTACGCGCCGGGGCTCGATGCCGCACGCTTCCTCGTGCTGCCGGTGCTGATAAGCGTCGTCGCCGGCGTCGGCGCGAACGCGCGCTGGTACCGCACGATCTTCCTCGAGGAAATCTCGAAGGACTACGTGCGCACCGCCCGCGCCAAAGGCCTGTCGGAACTGACCGTGCTGTTCCGCCACGTGCTGAAGAACGCGATGATCCCGATCCTTACCGGCGTCGTCGTCGTCATTCCGCTGCTGTTCATGGGGAGCCTGATCGTCGAGTCGTTCTTCGGCATTCCGGGCCTCGGCAGCTACACGATCGACGCGATCAATGCGCAGGACTTCGCCGTCGTGCGCGCGATGGTGTTCATCGGTTCGGTGCTGTACATCGTCGGCCTGCTGCTGACCGACATTTCCTACACGCTCGTCGATCCGCGCGTAAGGCTGGAGTAG
- a CDS encoding ABC transporter substrate-binding protein has product MFSRACLLLLSCVLLAACGQVWNDPYPVAERDQNVMYTAFTDRPKHLDPVQSYSEDEAAFLYQIYEPPLQYHYLKRPYTLIPGSAAQLPVVRRYDARGRELPADAPAGRVARSEYEIRITPGILYQPHPAFAKADDGSPRYLELGPEDLEGVRGLGDFPETGTRELEAGDFVHQIKRLAHPRLHSPIFELMAEYIPGLKGLQKRLADEAQRNPGWIDLTAHALPGVEVVDRHTYRITLKGAYPQFLYWLSMPFFAPVPPEADRFFGQSGMAERNLTLDWWPIGTGPFMLAENNPNARMVLVRNPNYRGDPYPCEGDAADRDAGLLADCGKPMPFLDKVVFSREREGIPYWNKFLQGYYDASGVSSENFDQAVNMSSQGEVVLSDDMVERGIELLTSVSPSVFYLGFNMLDPVVGGGDTAAGRERARKLRQAISVALDMEEFVSIFLNGRGVPAMHPIPPGIFGARDGEAGINPVVYEWRDGKAVRRSKDVARRLLAEAGYPDGRDAKTGEPLIINLDTTPGGLGDKARSDWLAKQFRELGVQFVVRPTDYNRFQDKIREGNAQLFFFGWNADYPDPENMLFLLHGPQAKVRESGQNAANYQNDEYDRLFEQMKGMPDGPERQKIIDRMVAILQHDAPWIFGFHPKAYSLQHGWVENRKPGSMIRNTLKYQRVDLERRQALRAQWNQPVVWPLGLVALLFVVIVAPAFLHYRRRERATGVGGAA; this is encoded by the coding sequence ATGTTTTCGCGCGCCTGCCTACTGCTGCTGTCATGCGTCCTGCTCGCCGCGTGCGGGCAGGTGTGGAACGACCCCTATCCCGTCGCCGAGCGCGACCAGAACGTCATGTACACCGCGTTCACCGATCGCCCGAAACACCTCGACCCGGTGCAGTCGTACAGCGAGGACGAGGCGGCCTTCCTGTACCAGATCTACGAACCGCCGCTGCAATACCATTACCTCAAGCGGCCCTACACGCTCATTCCCGGCAGCGCCGCGCAGCTGCCCGTCGTGCGCCGCTACGACGCGCGCGGCCGCGAGCTTCCCGCCGATGCGCCGGCCGGGCGCGTCGCTCGCAGCGAGTACGAGATCCGCATCACGCCCGGCATTCTCTATCAACCTCACCCGGCTTTCGCCAAAGCCGACGACGGCAGTCCGCGCTACCTCGAACTCGGCCCGGAGGACCTGGAAGGCGTGCGCGGCCTCGGGGATTTTCCCGAGACCGGCACGCGCGAGCTCGAAGCGGGCGACTTTGTCCACCAGATCAAGCGCCTCGCGCACCCGCGGCTGCATTCGCCGATCTTCGAGCTGATGGCCGAGTACATTCCCGGCCTGAAGGGGCTGCAAAAGCGCCTTGCCGACGAGGCACAGCGCAACCCGGGCTGGATCGATCTCACCGCGCACGCGCTGCCGGGCGTCGAAGTCGTCGATCGTCATACCTACCGCATCACGCTGAAAGGCGCCTACCCGCAGTTCCTGTACTGGTTGTCGATGCCATTCTTCGCGCCCGTGCCGCCCGAGGCGGACCGCTTTTTCGGCCAGTCCGGCATGGCCGAGCGCAACCTGACGCTCGACTGGTGGCCGATCGGCACCGGCCCGTTCATGCTCGCCGAGAACAACCCGAACGCGCGCATGGTGCTGGTCAGGAATCCGAACTACCGCGGCGATCCCTACCCGTGCGAAGGCGACGCGGCCGACCGCGATGCGGGACTGCTGGCCGATTGCGGCAAGCCGATGCCGTTCCTCGACAAGGTCGTGTTCTCGCGCGAACGCGAAGGAATCCCGTACTGGAACAAATTCCTGCAGGGCTATTACGACGCCTCCGGCGTGTCGTCGGAGAACTTCGATCAGGCCGTCAATATGAGCAGCCAGGGGGAAGTCGTGCTGTCCGACGACATGGTCGAGCGTGGCATCGAACTGCTGACTTCGGTGTCGCCGTCGGTGTTCTACCTCGGCTTCAACATGCTCGATCCGGTCGTCGGCGGCGGCGACACGGCAGCAGGGCGCGAGCGCGCGCGCAAGCTGCGCCAGGCGATCTCGGTCGCGCTCGACATGGAGGAGTTCGTGTCGATCTTCCTCAATGGCCGCGGCGTGCCGGCGATGCATCCGATCCCGCCGGGCATTTTCGGTGCGCGTGACGGCGAAGCGGGCATCAACCCGGTCGTCTATGAATGGCGCGACGGCAAGGCCGTGCGCCGCAGCAAGGACGTCGCGCGGCGGCTGCTCGCCGAGGCCGGCTATCCGGACGGGCGGGACGCGAAGACCGGCGAACCGCTGATCATCAACCTCGACACGACGCCGGGCGGGCTCGGCGACAAGGCGCGCTCGGACTGGCTCGCGAAGCAGTTCCGCGAACTCGGCGTGCAGTTCGTCGTCCGCCCGACCGACTACAACCGCTTCCAGGACAAGATCCGCGAAGGCAATGCGCAGCTCTTCTTCTTCGGCTGGAACGCCGACTATCCCGACCCGGAGAACATGCTGTTCCTGCTGCACGGCCCGCAAGCCAAGGTCAGGGAGTCGGGCCAGAACGCGGCGAACTACCAGAACGACGAGTACGACCGCCTGTTCGAGCAGATGAAGGGGATGCCCGACGGGCCCGAGCGCCAGAAGATCATCGACCGCATGGTCGCGATCCTGCAGCACGACGCGCCGTGGATTTTCGGCTTTCACCCGAAAGCCTATTCGCTGCAGCACGGCTGGGTCGAGAACCGCAAGCCGGGGAGCATGATCCGCAACACGCTGAAATATCAGCGCGTCGACCTCGAGCGCCGGCAGGCGCTGCGCGCGCAGTGGAACCAGCCCGTCGTGTGGCCGCTCGGGCTCGTCGCGCTGCTGTTCGTCGTCATCGTGGCGCCCGCATTCCTGCATTACCGCCGACGTGAGCGCGCGACCGGCGTCGGAGGCGCCGCCTGA
- a CDS encoding enoyl-ACP reductase FabI, producing the protein MGFLAGKRILITGLLSNRSISYGIAKAMHREGAELAFTYQNERFQERVAKMAAEFGSDLIFSCDVQNDAEIAGLFEQLGQKWDGLDGLVHSIAFAPSDALEGDFLDGFSREAFRISQEVSAGSFPLLAKGARPMMKGRKGALLTMSYLGAVRTMPNYNIMGLAKASLEAAVRYLAVCLGPEGTRVNAISAGPIKTLAASGIGNFSKLLSFNEHNAPLRRNVTIEEVGNAAAFLCSDLASGMTGEIMYVDGGFNTTALGNSEQN; encoded by the coding sequence ATGGGCTTTCTCGCCGGAAAACGGATTCTGATCACCGGACTGCTCAGCAATCGCTCGATTTCCTACGGCATTGCAAAAGCGATGCACCGTGAAGGCGCCGAGCTCGCTTTCACGTACCAGAACGAGCGCTTTCAGGAACGTGTGGCGAAAATGGCCGCCGAATTCGGTTCCGACCTGATTTTTTCATGCGATGTGCAGAACGATGCCGAAATCGCAGGCCTGTTCGAACAGCTCGGGCAGAAATGGGATGGCCTGGACGGCCTCGTGCATTCGATCGCGTTCGCGCCGAGCGACGCGCTCGAAGGCGATTTCCTCGACGGGTTCTCGCGTGAGGCCTTCCGCATTTCGCAGGAAGTCAGCGCAGGCAGCTTCCCGCTGCTCGCGAAAGGGGCTCGCCCGATGATGAAGGGCCGCAAGGGCGCGCTGCTGACGATGTCCTATCTCGGCGCGGTGCGCACGATGCCCAACTACAACATCATGGGCCTGGCAAAAGCGAGTCTCGAAGCCGCGGTGCGCTACCTCGCGGTCTGCCTCGGCCCGGAGGGGACACGGGTCAACGCGATCTCCGCAGGCCCGATCAAGACGCTCGCCGCGTCGGGCATCGGCAACTTCAGCAAGCTGCTGTCGTTCAACGAGCACAACGCCCCGCTGCGCCGCAACGTGACGATCGAGGAAGTCGGCAACGCGGCCGCGTTCCTGTGCTCGGACCTCGCCAGCGGCATGACCGGCGAGATCATGTACGTGGACGGCGGCTTCAACACGACCGCGCTGGGCAATTCCGAACAAAACTGA
- a CDS encoding SurA N-terminal domain-containing protein: MFDAVRNNKRIAQIILALLIVPFAFFGLDSYFTSGPGGNEIATVGGSKISMNEFDQALRDQQDRLRQSMGGQVDRAMLESEAMRRSVVENLVNQRLLAMHAADSGLVVTQQQLQQVIATVPAFQEDGRFSLERYEAAVRAQGMTPAMFEARLGQDLRVQQVALAVGQSAFTAQASVQRFLEAQLEERKVSELKFSPDAFLAQVELPDDAAKKYYDANPERFERPARLRAEYLVFDENALLKQVSVSDDEIRKFYEANTARFGQPEERNARHILIEAAADAPAEEVAKASEKAAALLAQVRANPERFAELAKAESQDPGSAARGGELGFFGRGAMVKSFEDAVFSLEKGQISDVVRSDFGFHIIQVVDIKPAKARPFEEVRDEIAEELKRQAASRRLAEQAEHFANLVYEQADSLQPAAQELGLEIRQTDWISREEGSIGGFKNEKLLNGLFSDEAVKNGRNVEAVEVSRGTLVSARVRDFEAAQRLPFEEVKASIEKQLRAEEASKLAVARGEAALAALAKGEQASGAWSEARVVRRGSPELAPAAIDAVFGAAESKLPAYAGVAMPEGGYSVFRIESVTRPELAKDDPRLQAVSQQYQRLIAERDFNAFLASLRERYEVEINEAVLRVAQQP; the protein is encoded by the coding sequence ATGTTTGATGCCGTCCGCAACAACAAGCGCATCGCCCAGATCATCCTGGCGCTGCTGATCGTCCCGTTCGCTTTTTTCGGGCTCGATTCATACTTCACCAGTGGGCCCGGCGGGAACGAGATCGCGACAGTGGGCGGGTCGAAAATATCGATGAATGAATTCGACCAGGCGCTGCGTGATCAGCAGGACCGGCTGCGTCAGTCGATGGGCGGCCAGGTCGATAGGGCGATGCTCGAATCGGAAGCAATGCGCCGCTCGGTGGTGGAGAACCTCGTCAACCAGCGCCTGCTGGCAATGCACGCCGCGGACAGCGGCCTCGTCGTGACGCAGCAGCAGCTGCAGCAGGTCATCGCGACGGTGCCGGCGTTCCAGGAGGACGGACGTTTTTCGCTCGAGCGTTACGAGGCCGCGGTGCGGGCGCAGGGGATGACGCCGGCGATGTTCGAGGCGCGCCTCGGGCAGGACCTGCGCGTCCAGCAGGTCGCCTTGGCGGTCGGTCAATCCGCTTTCACGGCGCAGGCGTCCGTGCAGCGCTTCCTCGAGGCACAGCTCGAAGAACGCAAAGTCAGCGAACTGAAGTTCTCACCCGACGCGTTCCTTGCCCAGGTCGAGCTCCCGGACGATGCAGCGAAGAAATATTACGATGCCAACCCGGAGCGTTTCGAGCGCCCGGCGCGGTTGCGCGCCGAGTATCTCGTGTTCGACGAAAACGCGCTGCTGAAGCAGGTTTCGGTGTCCGACGATGAAATCCGCAAGTTCTACGAGGCGAATACTGCACGCTTCGGCCAGCCGGAAGAGCGCAACGCACGCCATATCCTGATCGAGGCGGCAGCCGATGCGCCGGCCGAAGAGGTTGCGAAGGCAAGTGAAAAGGCGGCGGCGCTGCTCGCGCAGGTGCGTGCGAACCCGGAGCGCTTCGCAGAACTGGCGAAGGCCGAGTCGCAGGATCCCGGGTCGGCCGCACGTGGGGGCGAACTGGGTTTCTTCGGCCGCGGGGCGATGGTCAAGTCGTTCGAGGACGCGGTGTTCAGCCTCGAAAAAGGCCAGATCAGCGACGTTGTCCGCTCGGATTTCGGTTTTCACATCATCCAGGTCGTCGACATCAAGCCCGCGAAAGCCCGTCCGTTCGAAGAGGTCCGCGACGAGATCGCCGAGGAGCTGAAGCGACAGGCGGCAAGCCGCCGCTTGGCCGAGCAGGCCGAGCACTTCGCAAACCTCGTCTACGAGCAGGCCGACAGCCTCCAGCCGGCCGCGCAGGAGCTGGGCCTCGAGATTCGCCAGACGGACTGGATCTCCCGCGAGGAAGGATCGATCGGCGGCTTCAAGAACGAAAAGCTCCTCAACGGACTGTTTTCGGACGAAGCGGTGAAGAACGGCCGCAACGTCGAGGCGGTGGAGGTGTCGCGCGGCACGCTCGTATCGGCGCGGGTGCGCGATTTCGAAGCGGCGCAGCGACTGCCGTTCGAAGAGGTCAAGGCTTCGATCGAGAAGCAGCTGCGTGCCGAGGAGGCGAGCAAACTTGCCGTCGCTCGCGGTGAAGCTGCGCTGGCGGCGCTCGCGAAAGGTGAGCAGGCGAGCGGGGCGTGGAGCGAGGCGCGCGTCGTGCGCCGGGGAAGTCCGGAACTCGCTCCGGCGGCAATCGATGCGGTGTTCGGTGCCGCGGAGAGCAAGCTGCCGGCGTACGCAGGAGTGGCGATGCCGGAAGGCGGGTATTCGGTGTTCCGCATCGAGAGTGTGACGCGGCCGGAACTCGCAAAGGACGATCCCCGTCTGCAGGCGGTGTCGCAGCAGTACCAGCGGCTGATCGCGGAGCGCGATTTCAACGCTTTCCTCGCGTCGTTGCGGGAGCGGTACGAGGTCGAAATCAACGAAGCGGTGCTGCGGGTGGCGCAGCAGCCGTAA